The following are from one region of the Osmerus mordax isolate fOsmMor3 chromosome 1, fOsmMor3.pri, whole genome shotgun sequence genome:
- the pmela gene encoding premelanosome protein a has product MRTLVMVLVLALSSADAAKPKTRFTRYRSWNSRLYPVWKDGDSRYRDCWAGGEVTFDVKNDAPTLTGAKATFNIDLRFPQNQTVLPDGQVVWARNCSINGTQYNEGQAVYPDQEQEWNGVFPDGTPFTRVSDRKPHYVFVWKTWGRYWQVADGPSSSISIGTDNIPLGSYNMEVVIYHCRGKDKFIPLGYASTTFSITDQIPFTVSLNQVNDINQADQSFIQNRAIAFSINLHDPSQYLITSDITFNWDFGDNSGTLISRERSVTHTYLTAGTFRPQVVLMASIPNGCADPTAAVISMESSAVPAVVVMDSTPAPAPPAPASTQETGDIALDVPASETAPADDLSLAASVQPAGDTDTAAVVDTDAASVGVEVASVAPAVDDATVAVPDPAAEDAAIVPATVDPAAAPVAEVGVAAEDIVAAAAAVATVVPAVEGATAVPVAAVAEETAGAVVDTEAAAADETAVVMAATAAAEVPVIDATVSVAPVAEEVEATVDLAATVFPEVPAVAPVAPEEAAGGEAEVEATAAAEVTAEETVDAADNVIVPAATEDAAVEEAVAAVPAADAEAEIVETVNEAAATTVSAALNEITAPADGEVVAEVEAGTEAAQVALVLAKRQAPELEANAGCMVYRYGSFSTALDVIEGIESAEIIQVVNVVSLTTEVEQNAVDLTITCQGSLPNEVCTVISEADCATPVQTVCSAVTPSPECQMILRQFFNNSGVFCINVSLTNDVSLAMASARVSVTVGSNSSTAGTVAAVLGVMVLVCAIGTIALTYKRFKQYRPLTENSGNGGGSSTITSVPLLLWNLLSRQSPGESRPLLQGRVV; this is encoded by the exons ATGAGGACCTTAGTGATGGTGCTGGTATTGGCTCTCTCCTCAGCAGATGCAGCAA agccTAAAACACGTTTTACACGCTACCGCTCATGGAATTCACGTCTCTATCCAGTGTGGAAAGATGGAGACTCCAGATACAGGGATTGTTGGGCAG GCGGAGAAGTTACTTTTGATGTAAAAAATGATGCCCCCACCCTGACCGGAGCCAAGGCAACCTTCAACATTGATCTTCGATTCCCACAAAACCAGACAGTGCTTCCTGATGGACAAGTAGTGTGGGCAAGAAACTGCTCCATCAATG GAACTCAGTACAATGAGGGTCAGGCTGTGTACCCTGACCAGGAGCAGGAGTGGAACGGAGTGTTCCCCGATGGAACCCCTTTCACCCGGGTCTCTGACAGGAAACCCCActacgtgtttgtgtggaagACATGGG GACGTTACTGGCAGGTTGCAGATGGGCCCTCCTCATCCATCTCCATTGGCACTGATAACATCCCTCTGGGATCTTACAATATGGAGGTTGTCATCTACCACTGCCGTGGCAAGGACAAGTTCATTCCTCTTGGCTATGCCTCCACAACGTTCTCTATCACAG ATCAAATCCCTTTCACTGTGAGTCTCAATCAAGTGAATGACATCAATCAGGCTGATCAGAGTTTCATTCAGAACAGAGCCATCGCCTTTAGTATCAATCTACATGACCCCAGCCAGTATCTCATCACTTCTGACATCACCTTCAACTGGGACTTTGGGGACAACAGTGGAACTCTGATCTCAAGAGAGCGCagtgtcacacatacatacctcACAGCTGGTACCTTCAGGCCTCAGGTTGTCCTGATGGCCAGCATCCCCAACGGCTGTGCAGATCCTACAGCTGCCG TGATATCCATGGAATCCTCGGCAGTTCCAGCAGTAGTAGTGATGGActccaccccagcccctgccccaccaGCCCCTGCATCAACCCAGGAGACAGGTGACATTGCTCTGGATGTGCCTGCCTCTGAGACTGCTCCTGCCGATGACCTCTCgctggcagcctcggtgcagCCTGCTGGAGACACTGACACAGCTGCAGTGGTAGACACAGATGCAGCTTCAGTGGGAGTGGAGGTGGCCTCAGTGGCCCCTGCTGTAGATGATGCTACTGTTGCTGTCCCTGACCCTGCAGCTGAAGATGCAGCCATCGTTCCTGCTACCGTAGACCCTGCTGCTGCCCCTGTTGCAGAAGTAGGCGTTGCTGCAGAGGACATTGTGGCAGCCGCTGCCGCTGTGGCAACTGTTGTGCCAGCAGTGGAGGGAGCTACCGCTGTACCTGTTGCTGCTGTGGCTGAGGAGACAGCTGGGGCGGTGGTAGACACGGAGGCAGCTGCTGCTGACGAGACTGCCGTAGTCATGGCAGCAACGGCTGCTGCAGAAGTGCCTGTCATTGACGCCACTGTGTCAGTAGCCCCCGTGGCAGAAGAAGTGGAAGCCACAGTTGACCTGGCAGCCACAGTCTTTCCAGAGGTCCCTGCTGTGGCTCCAGTTGCTCCTGAGGAAGCTGCAGGAGGTGAAGCCGAGGTGGAGGCTACGGCTGCTGCAGAGGTCACCGCGGAAGAGACCGTGGACGCTGCTGACAATGTCATAGTTCCTGCCGCCACAGAAGATGCAGCTGTAGAAGAGGCAGTAGCTGCTGTCCCTGCAGCTGATGCCGAGGCTGAAATCGTAGAGACAGTGAATGAGGCCGCAGCAACTACAG TGTCAGCAGCATTGAATGAGATAACTGCTCCAGCTGATGGTGAAGTTGTAGCAGAAGTAGAGGCAGGCACAGAGGCAGCCCAAGTGGCTCTTGTTTTGGCTAAAAGACAGGCTCCAGAACTTGAGGCTAACGCAGGCTGTATGGTCTACCGTTATGGCTCCTTCTCCACAGCATTGGATGTTATTG AGGGTATTGAGAGTGCAGAGATCATCCAGGTGGTTAATGTGGTGTCCCTGACTACTGAGGTGGAGCAGAATGCAGTGGACCTCACCATAACCTGCCAAGGAAG CCTGCCAAATGAGGTGTGCACAGTGATCTCGGAAGCAGACTGTGCCACACCTGTGCAGACTGTGTGCAGTGCTGTGACACCCTCTCCAGAATGCCAGATGATTCTTCGTCAGTTCTTTAACAACTCTGGAGTTTTCTGCATTAATGTGTCCTTGACCAATGATGTCAGTCTGGCTATGGCCAGTGCCAGAGTCAGTGTCACAGTAG GCTCCAACTCCTCCACAGCAGGTACTGTGGCTGCCGTCTTGGGTGTGATGGTTCTTGTCTGTGCTATTGGAACCATTGCTTTAACATACAA GCGGTTCAAGCAGTATCGTCCTCTGACAGAAAACTCAGGCAACGGTGGAGGTAGCTCTACAATTACATCAGTGCCATTGCTGCTGTGGAATTTGCTGAGTCGACAATCACCTGGAGAGAGCCGTCCATTGCTGCAGGGAAGGGTGGTGTGA